Proteins found in one Candidatus Cetobacterium colombiensis genomic segment:
- a CDS encoding mechanosensitive ion channel family protein: protein MKAQSFTDEVLNNLIDKNILVTFTVEFIFFIIKIIVCISLYCFVLKMVKKIIPIYNKAKKENMIDQSLRSFIRSILYVGLHATLITICLLILGVKESSLLAFFGTLGIGVGLALKDNLSNFAGGIIVLIFKTYKVGDEVNIAGEMGYVYDIDIFSTTVRTHNNDLVIVPNGSIVSNKVINYTKTPIRRLKFIIGVSYDADLDVAREALEKLLRTNPLVLADPAVYSHVDAYADSSINIALKGWTTNEHYWTVYKETLNGIKGALDKEKISIPFPQMDVHFNNVDK, encoded by the coding sequence ATGAAAGCACAAAGTTTTACAGATGAGGTTTTAAATAATTTAATTGATAAGAATATATTGGTTACTTTTACTGTAGAATTTATATTTTTTATAATAAAAATAATTGTATGTATAAGTCTATATTGTTTTGTTCTTAAAATGGTGAAAAAAATAATTCCTATTTATAACAAAGCTAAAAAAGAGAATATGATTGATCAATCTTTAAGAAGTTTTATAAGATCAATATTGTACGTAGGATTACATGCGACTTTGATAACAATATGTCTTTTAATTTTGGGAGTAAAGGAGAGCAGTTTATTAGCTTTCTTCGGTACTTTAGGTATTGGTGTTGGTTTAGCACTAAAAGATAATCTGTCAAATTTTGCAGGTGGAATAATTGTTCTTATTTTCAAAACATATAAAGTTGGAGATGAAGTAAACATAGCCGGTGAAATGGGATATGTTTATGATATTGATATTTTTTCTACAACAGTGAGAACTCATAATAATGATTTAGTTATAGTTCCAAATGGGTCAATAGTTTCAAATAAGGTAATTAACTACACGAAAACTCCAATTAGAAGATTAAAATTTATAATAGGAGTATCCTATGATGCAGACTTAGATGTGGCTAGAGAAGCTTTAGAGAAATTATTAAGAACTAATCCATTAGTTTTAGCTGATCCAGCTGTATATAGTCATGTGGATGCATATGCAGATAGCTCTATAAATATAGCATTAAAAGGATGGACTACAAATGAGCACTATTGGACAGTTTATAAAGAAACTTTAAACGGAATAAAAGGTGCTCTAGATAAAGAGAAAATAAGTATTCCGTTTCCACAGATGGATGTTCATTTTAATAATGTTGATAAATAA
- a CDS encoding DUF2147 domain-containing protein, whose product MKVLVFFMLMGNLIFANSIKGYWMTQEGKNGKEAIVYIQKVGEIYSGKINYIATVDKKFNILSYTDKDELIGFELVKNFKKVDDLTYNEGRIIDPKSSREYYASVKIDGNNLILRGSLDSYGILGAKRVWKKVNIKKNDEGKL is encoded by the coding sequence ATGAAAGTATTAGTTTTTTTTATGTTAATGGGGAATTTGATTTTTGCTAACTCCATAAAAGGATATTGGATGACTCAAGAGGGAAAAAATGGAAAGGAGGCCATTGTCTATATACAAAAAGTAGGAGAGATTTATAGTGGAAAAATAAATTATATTGCTACTGTAGATAAAAAATTTAATATACTTAGTTATACAGATAAAGATGAACTTATAGGGTTTGAGTTAGTGAAAAATTTCAAGAAAGTGGATGATTTAACTTATAATGAGGGAAGAATAATAGATCCAAAAAGTTCGAGAGAATATTATGCTTCTGTAAAAATAGATGGAAATAATCTTATTTTAAGAGGATCACTAGATTCTTATGGAATATTGGGAGCAAAAAGAGTTTGGAAAAAAGTAAATATTAAAAAAAATGATGAGGGTAAGTTATGA